A stretch of Synechococcus sp. MIT S9220 DNA encodes these proteins:
- the psaB gene encoding photosystem I core protein PsaB, whose translation MATKFPSFSQGLAQDPTTRRIWYGIATAHDFESHDGMTEERLYQKLFSTHFGHLAIIGLWVSGNLFHIAWQGNFEQWVADPLHVKPIAHAIWDPHFGQGAITAFTQAGATSPVNIAYSGLYHWFYTIGMTKNAELYQGSIFMMILSAWALFAGWLHLQPKFRPSLAWFKNAESRLNHHLAVLFGFSSIAWTGHLVHVAIPESRGQHVGWDNFLSVMPHPAGLGPFFTGNWGVYAQNPDSAGQIFGTAEGSGTAILTFLGGFHPQTEALWLTDIAHHHLAIGCLFVIAGHMYRTNFGIGHSIKEILEAHNPPKGTPGDLGAGHKGLYDTLNNSLHMQLGLALASLGVVTSLVAQHMYAMPSYAFIAKAYTTQAALYTHHQYIAIFLMCGAFAHGAIFFIRDYDPEANKDNVLARMLEHKEAIISHLSWITLFLGFHTLGLYVHNDVVVAFGTPEKQILVEPVFAQFVQAASGKAIYGFDVLLSNSAGAAANANAAYMGGWMDAINGNTDVFLPIGPGDFMVHHAIALGLHTTTLILVKGALDARGSKLMPDKKDFGYSFPCDGPGRGGTCDISAWDAFYLAVFWALNTIGWVTFYWHWKHLAIWQGNVAQFNESSTYLMGWFRDYLWLNSSQLINGYNPFGSNNLAVWAWMFLFGHLVWATGFMFLISWRGYWQELIETIVWAHQRTPLANLVGWRDKPVALSIVQARVVGLAHFTIGYILTYAAFLIASTSGKFG comes from the coding sequence ATGGCAACGAAATTTCCTTCGTTCAGCCAGGGTCTGGCACAGGACCCGACAACCCGCCGCATCTGGTACGGGATCGCCACGGCTCACGACTTCGAGAGCCATGACGGAATGACGGAGGAGAGGCTTTACCAAAAGCTCTTCTCCACCCATTTCGGGCATCTCGCGATCATCGGTCTCTGGGTTTCGGGAAACCTGTTCCATATCGCCTGGCAGGGCAACTTCGAACAGTGGGTCGCCGACCCTCTGCACGTGAAGCCCATTGCTCACGCAATCTGGGATCCCCATTTCGGTCAAGGCGCCATAACCGCCTTCACCCAAGCGGGAGCCACATCGCCAGTGAACATCGCCTACTCAGGCCTGTACCACTGGTTTTACACAATTGGCATGACCAAGAATGCCGAGCTGTATCAGGGTTCCATCTTCATGATGATCCTGTCGGCCTGGGCACTCTTCGCCGGTTGGCTGCACCTGCAGCCCAAGTTCCGCCCGTCACTCGCATGGTTCAAGAATGCTGAGTCGCGTCTGAACCACCACCTGGCTGTCCTCTTCGGTTTCAGCTCTATTGCCTGGACCGGACACCTGGTGCACGTGGCGATTCCTGAATCCAGGGGTCAGCACGTTGGGTGGGACAACTTTCTGAGCGTGATGCCTCACCCCGCCGGTCTTGGACCTTTCTTCACCGGCAACTGGGGTGTGTATGCACAGAATCCTGATTCAGCGGGTCAAATCTTCGGTACGGCCGAAGGCTCTGGAACTGCGATTCTCACCTTCCTCGGTGGCTTCCATCCTCAGACAGAAGCTCTCTGGCTCACTGACATCGCCCACCACCACCTGGCGATTGGTTGCCTGTTTGTGATCGCTGGTCACATGTACAGGACCAACTTCGGTATCGGACACTCCATCAAGGAGATCCTCGAAGCTCACAACCCTCCCAAAGGCACTCCCGGTGATCTCGGCGCTGGCCACAAGGGTCTTTACGACACCTTGAACAACAGCCTTCACATGCAGCTCGGCCTGGCTCTTGCTTCGCTGGGTGTGGTCACCTCCTTGGTGGCACAACACATGTATGCGATGCCGTCGTATGCCTTCATCGCGAAGGCCTACACGACACAGGCTGCTCTCTATACGCACCATCAATACATCGCCATCTTCCTGATGTGCGGTGCGTTCGCCCACGGAGCGATCTTCTTCATCCGTGACTACGACCCCGAAGCCAATAAGGACAATGTCCTGGCCCGGATGCTTGAGCACAAGGAAGCGATCATCAGCCACCTGAGCTGGATCACCCTCTTCCTTGGTTTCCACACGCTTGGTCTTTACGTTCACAACGACGTTGTTGTGGCGTTCGGAACACCTGAGAAGCAGATTCTGGTTGAGCCCGTCTTTGCCCAGTTCGTTCAGGCCGCTTCCGGTAAGGCGATCTACGGTTTCGACGTTCTGCTCTCCAATTCCGCTGGTGCTGCAGCCAATGCCAACGCTGCTTACATGGGTGGCTGGATGGATGCCATCAACGGGAACACCGACGTGTTCTTGCCGATCGGCCCTGGTGACTTCATGGTTCACCACGCCATCGCTCTTGGTCTGCACACCACAACTCTGATCCTGGTCAAAGGTGCTCTGGATGCCCGTGGCTCCAAGCTCATGCCAGACAAAAAGGACTTTGGTTACTCCTTCCCCTGCGACGGCCCTGGCCGTGGTGGTACTTGTGACATCTCTGCCTGGGACGCCTTCTATCTGGCAGTCTTCTGGGCCCTGAACACAATCGGTTGGGTCACCTTCTACTGGCATTGGAAGCACCTGGCTATCTGGCAGGGCAACGTGGCTCAGTTCAATGAGTCCAGCACCTACCTGATGGGTTGGTTCCGCGACTATCTGTGGCTGAATTCCTCCCAGCTGATCAACGGTTACAACCCCTTCGGTAGTAACAATCTCGCCGTTTGGGCCTGGATGTTCCTGTTCGGCCACCTCGTCTGGGCGACTGGATTCATGTTCCTGATCTCCTGGCGTGGTTACTGGCAGGAGCTGATCGAGACCATTGTTTGGGCTCATCAGCGCACACCGCTCGCCAACCTTGTTGGCTGGCGCGACAAGCCTGTGGCTCTGTCCATCGTTCAGGCTCGTGTTGTGGGTCTCGCCCATTTCACGATTGGCTACATCCTCACGTACGCCGCCTTCCTGATTGCATCGACATCCGGCAAGTTCGGCTGA
- a CDS encoding cupin, whose protein sequence is MLSSATNRQTSSAQAQYFSYGEAANPIRSGLTGTVPYRSFSPAFFSQNGSAVMPLDLSEELQCSGPATGPSLCANFIRLDGDELRTAAVATSQLFFVADGQGDTEACGEHFQWSKGDMLVLPAGGDAIHCCSGKAALYWVHDAPLLRFLGVTPNEARFEPTFYSHHDSQRRLAEIAASPSGARANRVSVLLGNSAFPQTRTVSHTLWAMLGILPAGQEQKPHRHQSIALDFAVNCEPGCYTLIGTELDDQGRIRNPHREDWAAGAAFVTPPGYWHSHHNESGTDAYVLPIQDAGLHTYLRTLDILFSG, encoded by the coding sequence ATGCTGAGCAGCGCAACGAATCGCCAAACGTCATCTGCTCAGGCTCAGTATTTCTCCTACGGCGAAGCGGCCAATCCGATTCGCAGCGGACTGACGGGCACCGTTCCCTATCGCTCCTTTTCCCCGGCTTTCTTTTCCCAGAACGGCAGTGCCGTGATGCCTCTGGATCTGAGCGAAGAACTGCAGTGCAGTGGACCTGCCACCGGCCCATCGTTGTGCGCCAACTTCATCCGACTGGATGGCGACGAGCTGCGCACTGCCGCGGTGGCAACAAGCCAGTTGTTCTTCGTGGCCGATGGCCAGGGAGACACGGAAGCTTGCGGCGAACACTTCCAGTGGAGCAAGGGCGACATGCTCGTTCTCCCCGCCGGAGGAGATGCCATTCACTGCTGCTCTGGCAAAGCGGCTCTCTACTGGGTGCACGACGCGCCACTGCTGCGTTTTCTGGGTGTGACTCCCAATGAAGCCCGTTTTGAGCCAACGTTTTACAGCCATCACGACAGCCAGAGGCGACTGGCTGAGATCGCAGCCAGCCCCAGCGGAGCGCGTGCCAACCGAGTCAGCGTGCTGCTGGGTAATTCAGCGTTTCCCCAAACAAGAACGGTCAGTCACACCCTTTGGGCCATGCTCGGCATTCTTCCCGCAGGACAGGAACAAAAGCCCCATCGCCACCAATCGATCGCCCTGGATTTCGCCGTGAACTGCGAACCCGGTTGCTACACCCTGATTGGCACTGAGCTCGATGATCAGGGAAGAATCCGAAACCCACACAGAGAAGATTGGGCAGCTGGTGCCGCTTTTGTGACTCCACCGGGCTACTGGCATTCCCACCACAACGAGTCAGGTACAGATGCCTATGTGCTGCCGATTCAGGACGCAGGACTCCACACTTATCTGCGAACGCTCGACATTCTTTTTAGCGGCTGA
- a CDS encoding efflux RND transporter permease subunit — MRSISQPFLRRPVFTIVCSLLVLLAGVVSLVGLGLEDLPQLAPTRVSVSASFPAAGPEVVEQSVTAVLENQLSDLDGLESITSNSRQGSASLSLRFEAGDPELNAIKVQNEVNLASRRLPQAVTRQGLNVNRSTNDLLLILGFSAPPGLYEPIFIGGWLDQRLSEGLRTTPGVGDIRVFGSSELAYRLWLDPSRLEQFNLSTNDITNALAEQNVLAAVGNLGEAPAPAGQLFSLPVDAEGRLRSQADFEAMVVKRTENGGLVRLKDVGRVELGQRSYGSSALNLQGESSVAVGIFQRDGSNALEVSRAVRDRLKSLESSFPPGLDVQVIVDVAETVQANLDRTRDTLRDAVLLVLLVLVLFLGRWRLALIPGLAVPVALIGSLVVVRLSGSNLNSLILFGLVLATGIVVDDAIVVSEDIAGRIERGEEPKGAAEDAMAELAGAVLATSLVLAAVFLPVLLIPGSIGRLYQPIALAISGAILFSTFNALTFTPMACARVLGQGDGRLPGPLRLISRRLQSGMARLQRLYARTLAVWLTRGRTVVALVLAGLMLTGIGLATIPTSFIPNEDQGQVRGYFTLPEGASLERTEAVMERIREVVAEEPLIRSGNFYAGSSFGQRGEDTGSFYLRLTPMKERLGRQNSSEAVKQRLNSELRRRITDAQVIVTTPPTVRGFSSESGLQMELLDRSSGQLSLQDFETQAQQFILAAQNSGQFQRVSTRFDASSPRWRLELDRSQMAALDLPVGPTLRDIGTAIGGRFIDDTFAGGEIRSIYLQLEGTDRSTPGDLTSLMVRNRSGDLVSVANVARLKRDSGANRITHYNQNRSISITAVTAEGISSGQAIDLLQSISDQTGGNNLGLAFTGLAREETRAESVSWVLFGLGVTVVYLLLAGLYESFVDPLIILLTVPMALLGALIGLKLRGLSLDVFAQMGLLVLVSLAAKNGILIVEFANQRLKQGVALTDAIEEAALNRMRPILLTAVTSLAGFLPLLLATGTGSASRISIGTVVFSGLLVSTLLSLFIVPATYLLFKRWRGVDAASPELDG, encoded by the coding sequence TCTCCCAGCCATTTCTGAGACGGCCCGTCTTCACCATCGTCTGCAGCTTGCTGGTGCTGCTGGCGGGTGTGGTGTCTCTGGTGGGCCTCGGGCTGGAAGACCTGCCTCAACTGGCTCCCACCCGCGTCAGCGTGAGCGCCAGTTTTCCTGCCGCAGGTCCTGAAGTTGTCGAGCAAAGCGTCACAGCAGTACTGGAAAACCAGCTCAGTGACCTCGACGGCCTGGAGAGCATCACCTCTAACAGCAGACAGGGCAGTGCAAGTCTCAGCCTGCGCTTCGAGGCTGGCGACCCAGAACTCAACGCGATCAAGGTTCAGAACGAGGTCAACCTGGCCAGCCGCCGATTGCCCCAGGCCGTGACGCGGCAGGGGCTGAATGTGAACCGCTCCACGAATGATCTCCTGCTGATCCTCGGCTTCAGCGCTCCTCCCGGGCTGTATGAGCCGATCTTCATCGGTGGCTGGCTCGACCAGCGACTGAGTGAAGGCCTGCGAACCACGCCTGGAGTTGGCGACATCCGTGTGTTTGGCAGTAGCGAGCTCGCCTATCGACTCTGGCTGGATCCCAGTCGGCTGGAGCAGTTCAATCTCTCCACCAACGACATCACCAATGCTCTGGCAGAGCAGAACGTTCTTGCCGCAGTGGGCAATCTGGGTGAGGCACCGGCACCGGCAGGGCAGTTGTTCAGCCTGCCGGTGGATGCCGAAGGGCGTCTACGCAGCCAGGCCGACTTTGAAGCCATGGTGGTGAAACGCACCGAAAACGGAGGCCTAGTTCGGCTGAAGGATGTGGGTCGCGTTGAGCTGGGGCAACGCAGCTACGGCAGCAGCGCCCTCAACCTTCAGGGCGAAAGCTCCGTGGCTGTTGGCATCTTCCAGCGGGATGGATCGAATGCACTGGAAGTCAGCCGTGCGGTTCGAGACAGGCTGAAAAGCCTGGAAAGCAGCTTTCCCCCCGGATTGGATGTTCAGGTGATCGTGGATGTGGCCGAAACCGTCCAGGCCAATCTCGATCGCACCAGAGACACCCTCAGGGACGCGGTGCTGCTGGTTTTGCTAGTGCTGGTGCTGTTTCTGGGACGCTGGCGCCTTGCCTTGATTCCTGGCCTGGCGGTGCCTGTGGCATTGATCGGCAGTCTTGTGGTGGTGCGCCTCAGCGGGTCCAATCTCAACAGCCTGATCCTGTTTGGCCTCGTGCTGGCCACAGGCATCGTGGTCGACGACGCCATTGTCGTCAGCGAAGACATCGCAGGTCGGATCGAGCGGGGCGAGGAGCCGAAGGGGGCTGCGGAAGATGCCATGGCAGAACTAGCGGGCGCCGTGTTGGCCACATCGCTTGTTCTGGCTGCAGTCTTCCTGCCTGTTCTGCTGATCCCTGGCTCCATAGGCCGCCTATATCAACCGATTGCACTGGCCATCAGTGGCGCCATTCTGTTCTCAACGTTCAATGCCCTCACCTTCACTCCGATGGCCTGCGCCCGCGTGCTCGGACAGGGCGACGGACGCTTGCCAGGACCGCTGAGGTTGATCAGTCGCAGACTGCAATCGGGCATGGCCCGGTTGCAACGTCTTTACGCACGGACGCTGGCGGTTTGGCTAACGCGTGGCAGAACCGTGGTCGCTCTGGTGCTGGCAGGCCTGATGCTCACCGGCATTGGTCTGGCGACGATCCCCACCTCCTTCATCCCCAACGAAGATCAGGGCCAGGTACGCGGGTATTTCACGCTTCCGGAGGGGGCAAGCCTGGAACGAACCGAGGCTGTGATGGAACGCATCCGCGAGGTGGTTGCCGAAGAGCCCCTGATCCGCAGCGGCAATTTCTATGCCGGAAGCTCGTTCGGACAGAGAGGCGAGGACACGGGATCGTTCTATCTGCGCCTCACACCCATGAAAGAACGCTTAGGGCGGCAGAACAGCAGTGAAGCTGTGAAGCAGCGCCTGAACAGCGAGCTGAGACGACGCATCACCGATGCTCAGGTGATCGTGACCACACCGCCCACAGTGCGCGGTTTCAGCAGCGAATCGGGCCTGCAGATGGAATTGCTGGATCGCAGTAGCGGCCAGCTGAGCCTGCAGGATTTCGAGACCCAGGCCCAACAGTTCATCCTTGCTGCCCAGAACTCCGGACAATTCCAGCGCGTCAGCACGCGCTTCGATGCAAGCTCACCACGATGGCGACTAGAGCTGGACCGAAGCCAGATGGCTGCTCTGGACCTTCCGGTGGGTCCCACTCTCAGGGACATCGGAACCGCCATCGGAGGCCGTTTCATTGATGACACCTTCGCGGGAGGGGAAATCCGCAGCATCTATCTCCAACTGGAGGGAACAGATCGCAGCACGCCTGGAGATCTCACCAGCCTGATGGTGCGCAACCGCAGCGGCGATCTGGTCTCTGTGGCAAACGTTGCGCGGCTGAAGCGTGATTCAGGAGCGAATCGAATCACCCATTACAACCAGAACCGATCCATCAGCATTACTGCCGTCACAGCGGAGGGGATCAGCAGCGGCCAGGCCATCGATCTCCTGCAGTCGATCAGTGATCAGACCGGAGGCAACAACCTGGGTCTCGCCTTCACCGGTCTTGCCAGAGAGGAGACCCGGGCGGAATCCGTGTCCTGGGTGCTGTTCGGCCTTGGCGTCACGGTGGTGTATCTGTTGCTGGCGGGCCTCTATGAAAGCTTCGTAGACCCACTGATCATCTTGCTCACAGTGCCGATGGCACTGCTGGGAGCACTGATCGGCCTGAAGCTGCGCGGTCTCAGCCTCGACGTTTTCGCCCAGATGGGCCTGCTGGTGCTGGTGAGCCTGGCCGCCAAGAATGGAATCCTGATTGTTGAATTCGCCAATCAGCGTCTAAAGCAAGGCGTCGCATTGACGGATGCAATCGAGGAAGCAGCGCTGAACAGGATGCGACCGATCCTGCTGACCGCAGTGACGTCGTTGGCCGGATTTCTGCCATTGCTGCTCGCCACAGGCACAGGCTCCGCCAGCCGCATCAGCATCGGCACCGTTGTGTTCAGCGGGCTGCTGGTGTCCACGCTGCTCTCACTCTTCATCGTGCCGGCAACCTATCTGCTGTTCAAGCGCTGGCGAGGAGTCGATGCGGCAAGTCCGGAGCTGGACGGCTGA